The Melanotaenia boesemani isolate fMelBoe1 chromosome 8, fMelBoe1.pri, whole genome shotgun sequence DNA window GCAGTACCTGAAATCCTAATCAATATTACACTAATTACATTAGTTAGTTTTGAATTTGAGGACatttttttctagtttcataCAAACATGTCTGTCAAAGTTTTAATAACAGCATAATTTACATTAGTCTGCCAATGCACACACGGACCTAATCATGCGTGGGTGGAAAAGAACGTAAAAAATTACACAATTGCACACATTCCTAACTTGATACTGGCGGAAGAGGAaactatttttaagaaaaaaccttccttaaaatgtaaatgttaaaataaagaataattcaAGCTGCAGCAGTCACAGGAAAAGTTGCacacatatcacaaaaaaagaaaatcaaatcgCTCTTAACAGCTTTACCTGCGTGCACAAAATTGACCAAGAGGGTGAAGAGTGCCAGCAGTACAACTCTACAGATAATGCTGCGAACCATGGTGGCTGTGGAAGATGAGCGTCTTCAGAAATCCTCAAGCAGGGACTTCAAACGAGTAGCTGACTCTGGGaaaggagcaagagaggagtaCATGGGAGATGAGGAGGGAGAAAGGTAGGTAGCCAAGGGGTGAGAGAAGGGGTGGGGCTAGGTGTGCACAGCACTGTTTGGACAGTGCACACTTTGTGAAGACATCATCACAGGGCCAACCCACCCTAAAAGTCACATACCTGGGTGTGAGGGGTAAACATTAACTGTCCACTGATGGTGAACAGGTCACTTCACACAGACATCTGCAGGACTTTACGGTCAGTGGAAATACCTGAGTGCAAGCAGAAAAATGTGGAGTACTGAAAACTTTGATGTAGAAATATTACGCTGACCCCCCTCCCTGCGGTAGTTTAGTAGTTAATAGCTgcactttaaaatgtttgtatagagaattattttcatttggtccattttcagtgAAATGTCTACCAATGTGTCAACCTCATGCATAATTATTTCATAGTGGGCAAAGTCTTTACTCTCTTAATGGGCAAAGCTACAGCTGGCAagagggctttttttttttcttttttttttttactacaccTCGCTGTGAAAGTTGGGAGATGCAAGTGGTGACTAAGCTTTTATACCAACACAACTCAGTTCTGGACCGGAGCCTGTAAACCTGGTTCCTTATGGGCTCTTCAAGACCTTAAGAACTGAGGCATGAACTGTGACATTATCTTTTAAGGGCACATATAACTCAGAATAGAATATTAAtagaaaaatctgaataaaaccaATTTATTCAATTAATGTTGCATGACTCTTGACACAGCAGTATCCAGAGTATATCTAGAGTACAGCTTGACTACTGGTCACCAGTTTTAAGTGACTCGCATCTTCATTGATGTACCTATGACAAAGATCCACAAAGTGCAGTGTTCATTATTTGGTGTGCACTGTAAGGAGGCAGTCGGTcaagctagttttttttttttcagcaactATAACTTTCAAATaattagtagaaaaaaaagtgtcatgGTAACTGCAGCATAAAATCCAAACTTTGTATAATGAGAATATTAAGCCAGATTCAGAGTTAATTGGAGGGAGAGAAAATGTgcattttggcctttttttgtCTCAGAATCACAAGCAAGATCAACTGAAGATAACACCTGGACAAAGCCCTTGTTTTAGGACACAACACTATATTCATAAAGAAATTAAGTTTATattccattttctgctgctctggagTCAGCAGGCATTGtacacagatttttttgtggttttagtaacagcaaatgaaaatacaagtGTGCCTGGAAACATGTTCGCACTCTTCTGTGGAAGGAGCCTGTCAGTTTCATTTCCTGCAGCATTCTTTAAAAACAGTGACTAAATCGACCTCAAAGATGCACCACAGCAGACAGCGGGTTGTAAGATTACTGAGTGaattattttgaatttcataattaaaaagaacagttaAAAATGCTCCTAAAACCAATTACAAGGCACTGATTACTCTAAATCCCAGTGTCTGTCTATAGTCATGTCATTAAGGTGTTATAAGATGTCCATCTACAATGTGTTAACTTGGACATCAAACTAAATGTTTTGGGTAAATCTGTATCTTGCCTGCTAGGCCTTCTTGTGCTGCCAACATCTGTCATcgttgatttttttctgtccacttTACTGCATTGAAAAACCCATCACTGCTATCACTATCACTTTCAACATCATGAAGTTGGAAAAAAGTGAATTGGGACCAATAATGGGAGATAGGGATTGTCCACCAAAAATACAAGTCAGATGTTTACCACTGCTCTCGATGTGCTGCACAGCTGATTATTACCTTGTTGTATAAGGCACCTCAACGTCAGGCAGTCATTGGTTTTTACAGATACATCTCCAGCCAATCACAAGAACTCTAAATGTGATTAATATCAGTGTGACTGGGTAATTGAAAGACTGGATTCCAGTAACTTATTTAAATGGTTCAGACACAGATGTCAACAGCCTACACATTagactgttttattatttcatacTGCAATAAAAAAGTATTGACTCCAGCAGATCATTTTCATATATTATAATACAGATGCAGAATTGaaagtttattcttttaaacagccTAGTATTTTACAAGAAATAGATAACTAGTTGGAACTTTTGAACATGTCCTTAAAACAGGACATAAGTGGGCACGAATCCTTGGGCTCTACTTTACTGCCATTATCCAtgaacacccagctgaaaagagggaagatggaggggagagagagagtggaactttcaataaataaaacaaaaacaatgggCATTACCTTTCTAACCTTTTCCATACAACCCCACCTATATATCCacagcttgaaaaaaaaaaaaacccaaacactGGAGGCCAAATTTGAAATCTGTCATTTCTGAGTTTGTACATGACGTGATGCACAATGCCTCCCCAGGTAGTCTGCTGAACCCTCAGTTTGTTGCTTATTTGGTCAGTTGGATGTTTCATTCACCACTTTGCTCCAGTTACAGGTCCACTTGCAGCAGAAAGCACACCCTGTCTCAGACGTCATGGTTTGTTCACAATTTGACATTAATAAGAGATGACCAGACTCTGGCTGATTAATGGAAAACTGAAATACAAAAGTGAAGCTGTGGATGCAGTTAGGGGCAGGAGTTTAGGTAAGACAGCTGCTGTTCAAACTGGATACAGTCATTGGGATTTTGCTTGGCCGCAGTCTCTTAAAAGTCCTCCAAAGTTTCAATTTCTCCCATATTCAACCTCTCAGACGATGCATTCACAGAAAATCCTGAAAGTTGAATAAACACACAAGAGATCAAATTAGCAAGtgagatttaaaaatgaaaacatttctccTGCATTAGGTAGATCTACGTTTGCTCTTACCTAAAAGGCTGGGGTCTGCCCGGACcatcttctgtttctttttcttcttccctgAGGTGACAGTCtcaaaacgctgctgctggcCAGTCGTATGGTTGGACTGGTAAAGCGAAGACGACCCTGTTCCTCCCCATACAGAATCCTTAGAAAGAAAAGGATATTTAAATTAAGACTTGTATAAGATTAATCAaaactgtatgtttttaaaatgcctTTAGCACAGATTTAAAAACCCACCACCTCACAAACTTCTTACCTTATTACTTCTAGACTTTACGTACTATCACTTTATTGATACCAGTTTTAAATAATCATGaatgaaagacaaaacaatTAATACTTTCAATAATAACTTTTTCAAAACTGGTAaaagtttgcacatttttaataagaGGTCTAAATTTCTGGTAGTTTGTACAAACAAAAATCCAAAGTTTTGTGTTGTAACTAATTTGTACTTATTATATCATCAGTAGTGTAAGTTTCcttaaagagaaaacattatttAGTACTTTAAAATTAGTTGCAGCTGACATTGCACTAAGTATGACAGCACTATGTCACAAGATCTGTCTTGGCTGGCCTCATGGTGGTAAGCCCAATACGTAAACTATTTTTGAGAAGTGAAACTTAAAGAGGTCTcgattgtatttaaaaaatgtgagtaAAATATTTGGGCTTTATATGCTGAGTGTTTCAGTGACTAACCAGTTTAGGTTAactcacctgctgctgcttgaCGGCTTGTTGTTGGTTCAGAGGTGTCTGTTTCTGTTGGTTAGCGTTCTGTTTGGCACGGCGTTCCAGGAACTGCTTGGCAAAGTCCTTGGCCTCAGGAGTGTCCCCCAGATAAGCCCTGACATAATCATGCACCTCATATGGAGAGTCCACTTCCTTCAAGAAGGATGCAAATGTAGGAACTGAAAGAGACATATGGAGAATATTTGTGACTGGGTCCCAAATAAGGGTCCATTAAAAACTGtaggttaaaaaataataataatttttaaatgaattaaatttttttaagatttaccATCCAGATTGTTGGCTGTGTTGAGCGTGTGCAGGGTTTGCTCACACCACTGCATGAAGGTGTCTTGCTGGCTCTTACCAACCCCTTGAAATAACTTCAGCaacttttcttcctcctctacCTTCTTATTAGCTCGCCCACTCAAAGAGTTACTGTTTTTGCACAAAGAGGAAGACAAATGTAGTTAATACTGTTTGTGTATTACTCATATCCTACTTATGGTAAGTCATGATTTCACCACAGGCTGTGACTAAGATATTTTTCTAATTTGGCATTTTTAATGAATACCTGAGGTTGGCGTTGCCTTTGTTGTTCTTCTGAGTGTTGCCTTTTTTAGTCTGTTGGGGTTGTTGGACAACTTCCTTCACAGCCTCATCCCAGAAGCCCATGTTTGAGTTGTGGGTATCACCCCAAATACTGCTGGAGTCTGAGCCCCAGTTAGTGCTGGTGTTAACAGACCCCCACACTGAGTTACTCAGAGAtgtctgtaaaagaaaagagacatttaTGAAGAAGCATTTCAGGGTAAGGTCAACAATAACAAGTACTGAAGATAAATCTGCCCCtaacttttaaaatttagaaaaaaaatacagaaaatgctAAAGGATGCTCTCGATGGTCCACAGCATGACGTCTGCAAATAGCTTGTCcaacagttcaaaccccaaagGTTTTCACCTTAGAACATAAATCATGCAAAAAGCAGTAAATCTTAAAGAGTGTTTTGCATTTGGGGACAgaaaattactaaaatatttatttaaaaataaattgtacTGATTGAATGATTTGCAGACTCATAACAGAATGAAAGAAATTTTAGAAACTTGCTTGCAGATTAATGTTAAGttgtaaatatggaaaaaataatCTATTGTTAGTTATTAGTTGAATGGATATTAATATGGATTCTGTAACAGTTGGAACACATTCTGCTGTGTCACAATTACTTAATTTCACAACTGATCTCGGTATTAAATGCCACGATATACTTGTATTTACATACAGTTCTGCTTTGAGGTCGGGTCTGTTGGGTGGTGAtaggatgctgctgctgttggtgcTGCTGCTCCTTCCGCTGCTTCATCTGCTGGGCTTCTTCTCTCTGAATTTCGAGCAAAGACTTTGTGATGACTGGCTGTTTGGCCACATTACCCCAACCAGACAGCTTGGCGTGGGACTGCTGTGCCTGTTGCAGGGcctgctgttgctgttgtttcaGGAGCTCTTGCTGCTGACGTCGCTGCTGTGAGTGTGATAGGcacataaatatgcataaaaTGGTACGTTCTTTTAAAGTTGCATGCAATACTCAGAAAACTTTACTTATCAAATAGATAAGCTCAAGAGTAATATACTGCTCAACATACAATTAATAAGGCTCCAGATCAACTGCAACTGGGATTAAAGAAAGTTCAACAGCATTTGTGTGacagaagaacaaaaaacatttacagaaacagaaattatCACTAAACGTTCCACAAGTGAAATAATGAAGGAGGCACTTGTGACAGAGTAATCAAACACCACCAAGCTGAGTTGGAGGTCCGCTGCTGCTGTTCCTACCTCCTCACGTGACTGTCGTTCTCTCTCCTCTTCTAGTTTCTGGATCTCAGCCAATGACAGGGCATTCTGAGTCTGGTTTAGAGTGTTGGCTGACTGTTGTCCCCACTTAGAAGAGGATGGAAGCTGCAAAGCAGGACGAGATCATTGTCAACATTAAGTCGACTTAAGTTTATCAGTAATTTGATTCCTACTTGTCTGGAGCCCTTACCTTCATTTGtgcaagctgctgctgctgttgctgctgctgttgcagtCTTCTGAGGGCCTCTTGTTGCTgttgtctctgtctctgcagtTCCTGTTGTCTTTGAGCCTCCTGCTCCCGTCTTTTTTGCTCCTCTTGTTGCTGTgctaaagcagcagcagctgcagcagctgctgcctctTCCTCCACCCGCTTCTGTTCCTCTTCACGCCTCCTCAATGCCTCTAGCTCCTCCTGCTTTCTGCGCTCCTCTTCCTAATGAAACAgagaataataaaacattaagcagaaataaataaaacagagaaacacagaATATTAAACTATAAGACCAATCAACAATAAAGACTAAAGCACATTGCCTAGGTTTAACTGAGCAAAAGGTCTGGGGTTGCCTCAGCTGGTGAGATCAAAGTTAAACAAGAATGTGTATCAAAAAAAGTGGTCATGTGACTTCCTATCCAGTTAGGTGAAGCATTTCCAGACTGTTGCTTTGCTTTGgtaaaatccagattttataTTGGTAGTGTAACCTGACAAAACTCACCATTCAAATAACTTTTGTGAAATGACGTCAACTATACATGAAAGTTACAATGCTCttccacagagaaaaaaacagtttgatgtTCAGGCCTTTTTTTCTACAAACTTAACATTGGACACATTTGTGATATTACTCACCTTCCCATGCATGCACGCCCCCCCCCccgaaacagaaaaaaagaaaagaaaaaaaaaaacatctatgtGAGTTTACCTGTTTGCGAAGGAAGTCTTCCCGTTTCTTtgtctcttcctcttctctccgCCTTTCCTCTAATCTTCTAAGAGCTTCCTCATGTGCcaatctctcctcctcctccttttgcCTGCGTTGTGCCTCTTCTTGCTCCCTTTGCCGTCTCAGTGCTTCCTCCTAAAGTCATCCAACATTAGGTCAGTCTCAGTgccagtggggaaaaaaaagggtttCTCAACGAAACGGAAACTCGGAGGCTTTCACTGTTTAAACTGATACTAAAAGTATTGACCTGTTTTTGCCGTGCTAGCTCCTCTTCTTCTAGGCGTTTCCGTTCTTCTTCCTGTCGTGCTCTGAGAGCTTCCTCCAAAcgtttcctctcttcttcctcccGTTTTGCCCTCATTTCTGCCTCACGTCTCTCCAGCTCCAACTGTTACACGACAGCACATCTTTCAATAAATAACAGCTGTCCAAACTTCACATGAACAAAGCGAAAAATGTTCAAAGTTAGCATgtatattacattttgttaaacagGAGGCCAGTCTTCGTTTACATGTGAATGACTTAGGGTGCACTCAGACCAGGATAGTCAGCTAGACTCTGTCCAACTAGGGAATCGGTCCATTAGCAACATTCATCTGGATCGATACTGCGTTCATGCTTCACTTCTCAAACAAATCTgaccttttaaaaatgtgctccACTCTCTGCCAAAGGCAACATTGAATCAAGAATTACTTAAGGAGAAGACGAGACGCACAACGAAGAAGGAAACttgttcatctattggttaatgcagaacaacGTTGGTTTCTAGTACATAACTaaatatggagctgcatcagatcctggaagtcttgggttgatcagatTCTATTACAACCTTTTATTCCACAGTAGTCCTCTTTTTATTTGGTCTATTTGGTCCGCTCGAAATGGACCAAGGCCTGGATTTGTCGGTGAAGTGAGTCCACTTCTTTGATTTGAATGACAATTTGTTTGCGCATTCACATTAGTCCAAATGAAGCAGACTTTTTACCGGCAAACGGAGTAGGAGACAAATCAACAAAGCTGGTGTAAAGGCCCCCTTAATAGCAGAAGCTGCCACTACAATTCATCTGTGCAGGGAAAATTTGAGGCTCTTTGATAAGAGCTCAATAGCATCCAGAAAGCCATGTGTTTACAAAATAATTTGTGCACAAGTTTGAAGAGAACTGCAATTAAGGATGTGGAATTTACTTCAAAGATTGTGTGGTCTCTTCACTGAAGAATACTTTCATATGAGAAGTTAAACATCCTAACCAATCAAGAAAAGGAAGtccatttgcttttattcaagCTTTTAGGAGAGTCAAAGTTAGATTCAAGTGTACATTTTAATGTTACATGTGAACAGGCTTGTGTTTGATCCATCAGAGGGTACTCTGCACTTCTGTTTGAGCACCAACAGCTTACAAAATTTAGGGTGAGGAAATTATTCTTACCTTTGCAGACTTTGCTTTCTCAAACTGCTGCATCTGCTCAATAGTTGGAGCCTGTGCCATAGAATCTATTGGCAAATCCCATACACTGCTGCCTTCCCATGCTGTtgacaataaaataacatgataaataaaatattgtgtgTTTCAGTTCCAACAATGTAAGACATTTAGCATGAGAAACCCACTGCTTGTAGCAGCTTGTTGGAGGTTTGGAGTGCAGGAAGCCTGAGAGGATGGGTTCTGCATttcccacacagaaccagagtctGGTACAGACAGGGATCGGGTAACAGGAGGTAGAAGGCTATCAGAAGCTCTACGAAAACAAAAGGACGGAAAACATAACTTAATGGTATGCTTCCTTAATGATACTTCGAGGTAAGATTTCTGACAACTGAAGGACTTATTCAGCTGGGGTTCAATGATGATTCAGAGGCAGTGCttcaaaaaacatgtttgtggaaAAAGTAATAGCTGTCAACCTTATCTTAAGAGCTTGGTATTGCTGTAGAAGCAGGTTGATCTGctgttgatgctgctgctgctgctggagaggAGCTGAACTAAGAACTGCAGCTTTCTGCTGGGCCAGTGCCTGGGCATACTGCTGCCTGTACGAAGGGAGACAAGTGAGGAAGAAAAGTtgcatgaaaaaacagaaacgaCACCAATCGGCTGATTATTTACATACAATGGTAGATGCCCGAATCAAATCACAACAGAAGCAGGAAGCTCTATttttgtttgaagaaaaaactaaaagcaaGGTAACACATAACCAATGGTACCtcctccaaacaaacaaaaaacaaacaaaaaaaaaaaacagaaagttgAAAAACCAGTTTAACTCATGTTGTCTCTGCTCCACACctgtttttacagaaaagttctgtttttctgtcatcGACCACTGTTTgagatttaatatatttttgacttcatataaattaaaattagatAAATGATCATACATCACAATATGCGAGAACAGTGGGATTATAGAAATGTGAGTTTGTAGAGCAGGGATTATTTACTTTACGGTTGCTTACTCATATCTAATCTACTGGCCAATAAAACTAGATGGGGAATAGTATGGACACTGGGAAAACCTTTAAATTAGTGTATTAAGCTTTCTTTAGGGCATTTCTactttgatataaaaaaaaagtcaataaataaaaaatacaggtgGAAATCAAAAGGGAAACCTATCAATCGCACAAGCCATCAAGATTATGCTACACACTCGAACAAGGGTCATTATAATTTATCTCTACAGAGGAAGCTTGGGAAGTCTGCAGTGGGGTGTGTGCTCATCAAAGTGTCAGATTTGAGCCTCGTGTACCTGAGGAGGTATTGATATTGGAGCTGCTGTAACTGGTAAAGATTGAGAGCAGTCAGTTCCTGCTGCCTCTTCAACCTTTCTTGGTCACCATCTGCCTGTAAACACAAGAGACAagaatctaaataaataacagcataacaaaaaaagacaagttcAGAGTCCCCCCtctaatatatatttttttaaattattaatttctcCACAATATTTTACCCTAAACTGATAtacactgctaaaaaaaaaaaaaaaaaaaacgcttgAAAAACAAGATcttgatgaatgaaatattccaaatgaaaatctttattcattacatagtggaatgtgttgagaataaaaacataagaatgaccaatggaaataaaaatcattaaccCATCAGGGCGTGGTGGCAGTGCATGGAATGAGGCAAGATGTCCCAGGGGTGCTGgactggattcaggtctggtgaacaGGTAGGCCAGTCCATAGCTGGAATAGCTTTGtcatgcaggaactgctgacacactcccgCCACATAATGCCAAagtcccactgcagcagcatatggtCTGTCAATGGGTCTGAGTActggtacctaatggcagtcaggatACCTTTGGCTAGCACATGGAAGTCTGCACAGCCTTCCAAGCAAATGCCTCCCCAGACTGTTACTGGTTAGGTGAAACTGACTAATGATCAGTATCACTGGACAGACTGATAACCCAGAAGTGTGACTTACTTTGAGTTACACGGTAATGATtatgtgttccctttattttatttttttttttagcggTGTATATAATTGAAAGCAGAGAGCAGTTTTAAAGTCTGTTGAAAGTAGAAAGCTTCTCTGAAGTCACCTAATCTGTGAGTTTAAATTTTCTACCTGGAAGCAGGATTTGCAACATTACAGCTTATTTAGAATCACTTCCGTGTCCAGGTGAAAGCTTGCCCAAGTGTGGTTTAGAAACCTGAAATCTGCCAGCACAAACTCTGATGAGGAACTTTCAGCCATGTAAAATATATCTTTTAGTGATTTAACTTTCTAAGTAATTAAGACTTGATGCAACACACAGGCCTTGCATTTCCCAAGACAAGAGAGCGCCTCAGGGCTTAAGGTAGGATTGGGGGGGACCCACTAGAGCAGCAGAATCAGATTCTGAAACAAGCCAAAACCAAACTAGAAGTCAACCAAAGAGCTAAACAATCTCTtgactgaggtaaaaacttGACCTACAACTTAGATCTCTTGGTGGGAGTcgtttttaaagaaagaaggtTGTTAATGCCATAAAGAAAAACCTCTGTCTGTCCAGTCTGACAGAGTAGCCTGAGTGGTTGTCAAAACAAATAAGTTTATCAGCATGAAATGCAACATGCACAGACAGAGAAGCTGCATGCTCCAGTGAAACATTTATACACAGCTGCATC harbors:
- the gigyf2 gene encoding GRB10-interacting GYF protein 2 isoform X1 is translated as MAETQTLNFGPEWLRALSGGGGGSGAGGSSTIVASPPLSPALPKYKLADYRYGREEMLALYVKDNKIPIDLHDKEFLPILQEEPLPPLALVSFTEEEQRNFSMSVNSAAVLRLTGRGGGPIAGAPRGRSTSRGRGRGRGDGGFYQRSFDDVEGFGRGGREMHRSQSWEERGDRRFEKPGRKDPDAAPGHFQINHIRGNYEDGGTGLPRKHDFTRSESENWRTSRDDQNDGPRSAGWREHPDQRRRFPFDAREDERGYRRPRSGSGSLEDERDSLPEWCLEDADEEAGTFDSSGAFHSLKKASKEPILEEAELDFKPLEECEEGLEDEDGPPKETKETEKESIRDADRRELAIASEETSAVVPPVAPTLSGSLPPAQCLPPNKPSRTEEPERPAERQPTLDIPPEPCKAPMHVPMTTSMLESLPMTHISTTLAEVSAPLTTVQLPQQKPIEVPVAMNNPLPFPSTIMAPIGRPITVPHDTDEDEGLKHFEQEAEKMVAYLQDSGVDDDRLAAKTPEKPKPAGLPLTHEAALKWFYKDPQGEIQGPFSNQEMSEWFQAGYFTMSLLVKRGCDEVFQPLGEIIKIWGRVPFASGSAPPPLQADGDQERLKRQQELTALNLYQLQQLQYQYLLRQQYAQALAQQKAAVLSSAPLQQQQQHQQQINLLLQQYQALKIRASDSLLPPVTRSLSVPDSGSVWEMQNPSSQASCTPNLQQAATSTWEGSSVWDLPIDSMAQAPTIEQMQQFEKAKSAKLELERREAEMRAKREEEERKRLEEALRARQEEERKRLEEEELARQKQEEALRRQREQEEAQRRQKEEEERLAHEEALRRLEERRREEEETKKREDFLRKQEEERRKQEELEALRRREEEQKRVEEEAAAAAAAAALAQQQEEQKRREQEAQRQQELQRQRQQQQEALRRLQQQQQQQQQLAQMKLPSSSKWGQQSANTLNQTQNALSLAEIQKLEEERERQSREEQRRQQQELLKQQQQQALQQAQQSHAKLSGWGNVAKQPVITKSLLEIQREEAQQMKQRKEQQHQQQQHPITTQQTRPQSRTTSLSNSVWGSVNTSTNWGSDSSSIWGDTHNSNMGFWDEAVKEVVQQPQQTKKGNTQKNNKGNANLSNSLSGRANKKVEEEEKLLKLFQGVGKSQQDTFMQWCEQTLHTLNTANNLDVPTFASFLKEVDSPYEVHDYVRAYLGDTPEAKDFAKQFLERRAKQNANQQKQTPLNQQQAVKQQQDSVWGGTGSSSLYQSNHTTGQQQRFETVTSGKKKKKQKMVRADPSLLGFSVNASSERLNMGEIETLEDF
- the gigyf2 gene encoding GRB10-interacting GYF protein 2 isoform X2, whose product is MAETQTLNFGPEWLRALSGGGGGSGAGGSSTIVASPPLSPALPKYKLADYRYGREEMLALYVKDNKIPIDLHDKEFLPILQEEPLPPLALVSFTEEEQRNFSMSVNSAAVLRLTGRGGGPIAGAPRGRSTSRGRGRGRGDGGFYQRSFDDVEGFGRGGREMHRSQSWEERGDRRFEKPGRKDPDAAPGHFQINHIRGNYEDGGTGLPRKHDFTRSESENWRTSRDDQNGEDDEGGWRLAGSRRESDRWCPPSPDGPRSAGWREHPDQRRRFPFDAREDERGYRRPRSGSGSLEDERDSLPEWCLEDADEEAGTFDSSGAFHSLKKASKEPILEEAELDFKPLEECEEGLEDEDGPPKETKETEKESIRDADRRELAIASEETSAVVPPVAPTLSGSLPPAQCLPPNKPSRTEEPERPAERQPTLDIPPEPCKAPMHVPMTTSMLESLPMTHISTTLAEVSAPLTTVQLPQQKPIEVPVAMNNPLPFPSTIMAPIGRPITVPHDTDEDEGLKHFEQEAEKMVAYLQDSGVDDDRLAAKTPEKPKPAGLPLTHEAALKWFYKDPQGEIQGPFSNQEMSEWFQAGYFTMSLLVKRGCDEVFQPLGEIIKIWGRVPFASGSAPPPLQADGDQERLKRQQELTALNLYQLQQLQYQYLLRQQYAQALAQQKAAVLSSAPLQQQQQHQQQINLLLQQYQALKIRASDSLLPPVTRSLSVPDSGSVWEMQNPSSQASCTPNLQQAATSTWEGSSVWDLPIDSMAQAPTIEQMQQFEKAKSAKLELERREAEMRAKREEEERKRLEEALRARQEEERKRLEEEELARQKQEEALRRQREQEEAQRRQKEEEERLAHEEALRRLEERRREEEETKKREDFLRKQEEERRKQEELEALRRREEEQKRVEEEAAAAAAAAALAQQQEEQKRREQEAQRQQELQRQRQQQQEALRRLQQQQQQQQQLAQMKLPSSSKWGQQSANTLNQTQNALSLAEIQKLEEERERQSREEQRRQQQELLKQQQQQALQQAQQSHAKLSGWGNVAKQPVITKSLLEIQREEAQQMKQRKEQQHQQQQHPITTQQTRPQSRTTSLSNSVWGSVNTSTNWGSDSSSIWGDTHNSNMGFWDEAVKEVVQQPQQTKKGNTQKNNKGNANLSNSLSGRANKKVEEEEKLLKLFQGVGKSQQDTFMQWCEQTLHTLNTANNLDVPTFASFLKEVDSPYEVHDYVRAYLGDTPEAKDFAKQFLERRAKQNANQQKQTPLNQQQAVKQQQDSVWGGTGSSSLYQSNHTTGQQQRFETVTSGKKKKKQKMVRADPSLLGFSVNASSERLNMGEIETLEDF